Part of the Dermatophilus congolensis genome is shown below.
TGGATGGGGAGCATGGCACGGTTGCTGATTTGGTGTGTGCGTTGGGTGAGTCGTGTCCTGATGTGGAGTGTGAGGTGGTTGTGGTTGCGCGGGCGGATTTGGGCACGCTTAATCACACGGAGTTGACGTTGGAGGCGTTGTTGGCGCGGGGTATTCGTGTGCGTGGGGTGGTGATTGGGGCGTGGCCGGATGATCCGGGCCCTATAGCTGAAGATAACCGGCGTCATCTTGCGGGGTTGGGTGATTCGCATCGGTATGGGGTGCCATTGTTGGGTGTGGTGCCGGTGGGGGTTGGCGCGTGGGAGCGGGAGCGTTTTTGTGCTGCTGCTCCTGCATGGTTTGGGTGTTCGTTGTGAACTTTTGAGAGGGTTTGTGCCGCTCATATATGTCTGGGGGCAACCACATGGCGTGGTTGCCCCCAGACATATATGAGTTTGTTGTGGTGTATCAGACCTTGAAGTACTTGGCTTCTGGATGGTGGACGACCATCGCGTCAGTGGATTGTTCG
Proteins encoded:
- the bioD gene encoding dethiobiotin synthase, giving the protein MSRVVVITGTDTDVGKTVVTAALVASVRACGGRVAVDKPTQTGVEPGQEGDVQVVARLSGVECLSEGVRLVAPMAPVQAAAREGVCLPSLAAHVERIAALAAQCDVVFVEGAGGLLVELDGEHGTVADLVCALGESCPDVECEVVVVARADLGTLNHTELTLEALLARGIRVRGVVIGAWPDDPGPIAEDNRRHLAGLGDSHRYGVPLLGVVPVGVGAWERERFCAAAPAWFGCSL